In Desulfoferula mesophila, the genomic window TTGCATGAGTGAACTCCCAGAATACCTAAATATAATTTTAACCCTTTTGCCGCAGCGGGGGAGCAGGATATTCGCCGGGGGGAGCGTCCCGCCCGCTTTGCTCCCTGCTCGGCGGGCCGGAGACGAAAGGCGTCTTGTCCCGGCCAAATGAATTGGGTAGTTTATAGGCCTGTCGTTCGCAAGGTGTCCCACAGCCTTGAAGGCCGAGGCGAGAGCCCACCCCGAGACACTGGAGGCCTGACATGCCGCGCACCCAAGTTGCGATAATCGGAGCCGGGCTGGCCGGAATCCTGGCCGCCGTGGCGGCCTCCCGGGCTGGAGCCCGGGTTTTGCTCATAGACCGGGGCGGCATGGGCCTGGGCAGCAACTCGGCCATGAGCAACGGCAACTTCGGCGGCCCCACCGCGCAATACGCCTTGGACAACTACGTGGAGGACACCCTGCGCGCGGGGAGGGGCCTGTGCCGCGCCTCCTGGGTGCGGCGGGTGGGGCAAGAGCTTCCCGCCTCCTTCGCCTTCATGGGGGAGCTGGGGGTGGAGCTCAGCGACCATGGCGACTCCTACCTTTCCCCCACCCACAAGCAGGACGGATTTCGGGGGGCCTGGTTCATGGCCACCCTGGCCGCGCGCCTGCGGGACGAAAAAAACCTGGAGCGCCTGGCAAAGTTCCAGGTGCGGCGCATCCTGACCCGAGACGGCCGGGCGGTGGGCCTGGAGGGCCGCGACGCCCAGGGGCGCCTGGTGCGGGTGGCGGCCTCGGCGGTGGTGCTGGCCGCCGGAGGCGCCGGGGCGGTGTACGCGGTCAACGACAACATGAAGGCCATCATGGGTCAAGGCTACGCCCTGGCCGCCCAAGCCGGGTTGCCCCTGTGGGACATGGAGTTCGTGCAGTTCTACCCCTTGGTGCTGGTGGAGCCGGGCCTGCCCCGGGTGATGCTCTATCCCCGCTATCCCCAGGGCACCCGCCTGATCAACGCGGCCGGCCAAGACCTCCTGGCCCGCTCGGGCATTGTCGACGTGAACCAGGGCATCATGGAGTTGCGCGACCGCCTGTCCGCGGCCATGGCCCGGGAAGCGGCGTCCGGGCCGGTGCGGGTTGATTTCACCGGCGTGGCCGAGGAGCACTGGTCGCGTTATCCCCTGGCCATGCTGGGCAAGATGCGCTTTGATTTCCGCCGCAAACCGGTGGCGGTGATGCCCGGAGCCCACTTTTGCATGGGCGGGGTAAAGGCCAAGCCGGACGGCGCCACGGCCCTGCCCGGCCTGTTCGCCTGCGGGGAGATGCTCTGGGGCATGCACGGGGCCAACCGCCGGGGAGGCAACGCCCTGACCGAGTGCGTGGTCTCCGGCCGCCTCACCGGCCTGGGCGCGGCGGCCTATGCCCTGACCCAGGATGCGCCTCCCGCCGTGCCGGAGGCCCCGGCCGACGACGGCGCCCCGGAAGCCGAGAAGGGCATGACCGAATTGCGCGCCTTGCGCCAAAAGCTGCGGGACATCGCCTGGCAACGGGCGGGCATAGAACGCCGGGAAGAGGACCTGGCCCTGGGCCACAGCGAGCTGACCGCCTGGCACCAGGAGCTTGCCGCCACGCCGGTGGGCGGGGCGCGGCCGGATTGGCTGCGCTGGGACCTGGAATGCGGCGGGCGCTTCCTGAGCGCGGTACTTACCGCCAGCCGGGCCCGCCGGGAAACCCGCGGGGCGCTGCTTCGCTCCGACCATCCCCAGACCGACGACGCCGCCTGGTTGGTCAACAGCCGCCTGGAGGCCGGGGCTGACGGAGGCTGGTCCCTGAGCCATCACGCGGTGGAGGCCTGAGCCGGGCCAGGCCCAGGATAAGCAACACAGCGCGTCCAGCAACCGGCTCTCCAGGCCGCCGAAGCCGTTGCGGTGCTTGCCTCGCCGCCCCAGCGGCGCGGCAAGGCGCGCTTATTGACAGCCCCCCTCGCCCGTGTAAGAATTTCGCCATCATAGGAGCGGGTGGCCATAAGGGCCCCAAAGGGAAGACGGTGCGAATCCGTCGCGGTCCCGCCGCTGTAACCGGTTACGAAAGCCGCGATGCCACTGACCCAAGGTTGGGAAGGCGCGGCCGGTAGGCTTGAGCCGGAAGCCAGAAAACCTGCCCGCTCCCCGGCGCCCCCCAACGCTGCGAAAGACGGTGAGGCGCCAACGACCGTTCGCACGGTCGTGCTTGGGGGTATGGAAGCAAGGGAGCATCCCCGAGTCCGTTGGGCTTGGGTTTTTTTGTTCCTTGTTTCGGCCCCCCGGGGAAAGAGGAGACTATGTCCCGCCGCTGGTTTGCGTTGTGCCTTTTGGCCGCGCTTTTGCTTTGGAGCCCGGCCCACCCGGCCTGGGCCTCGGCCGATTTCATCGACTTCGCCGGACAACCTCACCATCTGGACGCCCCGCCCCAGCGGGTGGTGTCCCTGGTGCCCGAGGTCAGCGACGCCCTGTATGCCCTGGGGGTGGGCGGCACGCTCAAGGGCCACACCATGTACACCCGCACTCCGGCCGGGGAGCCGCCGGCCGCCCTGGTGGGCGGCTTCTTCGCGCCCAGCGAAGAGGCCATCCTCAGCCTCAAGCCCCAGGTGGTGTTCACCAGCCGGGTGCAGGCCGGGCTGGAGAAGAAGTTGGCCGCCCGGGGAATCATGGTGGTGCGTTTGCACGCCCGCGACCTGAAGGACCTCTACGCCCGCCAGGAAATTTTGGGGCTGATATACGAACGCCCCGCCCAGGCCCGCCGACTCAACGATCAGCTACGAGCGGATTTCGACCTGGTGGCCCGCAAGGTGGCCCTGGTGCCCCAGGGCGAGCGGCGGCGGGTGATGCGCCTGATGGCCGTGGACCCCCAGGGCGGCTTTGTCTACGCCCCTGGCGACGACTCCTTTCAGAACGAGCTTATCCGCGCCGCCGGGGGCATCCCTCCCCAGTTGGGGGCCAAAGGGGGCTCGGTGAAGATGAGCCTGGACCAGTGGCGGGCCTTTGATCCCCAGGTGGTCTATGCCTGCGGCGACGCCAAGGCGGCCCGCAAGTTCCTGGAGCGTGAGGGCTGGAACCAGGTGGAGGCGGTCAAGAAGCACCGGGTGATCGCCCTGCCCTGCGACCTCACCTGCCGTCTGTCGTTGGACTCGGGGCTTTTCGCGCAATCTCTGGCCGCCAGGGTCTACGGCGATTTTTTCGCCCAAAAGAAGTACCAGCTTTATCCCTCGGAGGTGCTGAGCCGCCAGCCGCTGGAGATCGACCTGGCCTACGTGCGCCGGGCGCAGGTGGATCAGGTACGCATCCAGGACTTCGCCCATCGCACCCTGCTCATCGCTTTCAAAGCGCCCATGACGGTGCTGAGTACCTTGGAGGGCCAGCTGGACGGCGTGACCCTGATCGGTAATCACTACATGCCGCCGCCCGCCTGGGGGCTGGGCCACGGCGGAGGCCTGGAGGAGCTGCGCCTGCGGGTGGTCCAGGCCCTGCAAATCGATGCCCGCACCTCCAGCCTGCTGTTCACCGGGGCGGACATGAACCACCTCTCCGTGCAGCGCCGGGAGGGCCAGGGCCTGGCGGTCTACGCCCTGGTCACCGCCGGGGCCATGCACAACGCCCTGCGCATCGCCCAAGAGGGCGGGGCCTACGTGGAGCCGGGCACCATCAACATCCTGGTGCTCACCAACCGCAGCCTCACCCCCCGGGCCATGGCTCGGGCGATGATCACCATTACCGAGGCCAAGACCGCCGCGCTGCAAGACCTGGACCTGCGCAGCAGCGAGCAGCCTTTGGCCTACCAGGCCACGGGCACCGGCACCGACAACATCATCGTGGCCCAGGGCGCGGGCCCGCGGGCCGAGCTTACCGGCGGGCACAGCCGCTTGGGGGCCCTGATGGCCCAGGCGGTGTATGCCGGGGTGCTGGAGGCCCTAGCCAAGCAGAACCGTCTGCACCAGAAGCGCCCCGTCCTGTTGCGCCTAAAGGAGCGGGGAGTGAGCCTCTACGCCCTGGCCGGGGGCCGGGCGGCGGCCTGCCCTTCCGTGTCCCTGGGGCGCTTGGAGGCGGCCCTGCTGGAGCCGGACAACGCCGCCCTGGTGGAGACCGCCCTGGCCCTCAGCGACGCCCAGGCCCGGAGCCAGCTCAGCGGCCTGGGGCCTTTCCGCCAGATGTGCGACGCGCGGGCCCGGAGCATCGCCGGCCAGCACCCCCTGGCCCCGGCTCCCGATTTGCGCGGCCAGGGGCTGCCCGAGCCGCTGGCCCTGGCCCTGGGGGCCGTCATGCGCGGCCTGGCCTCCCAGCCCCAACCGATGATCCCGGTGTCCGGGGGGGAGTGCGGCTCCTGATATGAACTACGCCCGCCCCATAGGACTGTTGCTGGTCTTGGTCCTGACCTTGGCGGCCTCCTCCGCCT contains:
- a CDS encoding adenosylcobinamide amidohydrolase, which encodes MSRRWFALCLLAALLLWSPAHPAWASADFIDFAGQPHHLDAPPQRVVSLVPEVSDALYALGVGGTLKGHTMYTRTPAGEPPAALVGGFFAPSEEAILSLKPQVVFTSRVQAGLEKKLAARGIMVVRLHARDLKDLYARQEILGLIYERPAQARRLNDQLRADFDLVARKVALVPQGERRRVMRLMAVDPQGGFVYAPGDDSFQNELIRAAGGIPPQLGAKGGSVKMSLDQWRAFDPQVVYACGDAKAARKFLEREGWNQVEAVKKHRVIALPCDLTCRLSLDSGLFAQSLAARVYGDFFAQKKYQLYPSEVLSRQPLEIDLAYVRRAQVDQVRIQDFAHRTLLIAFKAPMTVLSTLEGQLDGVTLIGNHYMPPPAWGLGHGGGLEELRLRVVQALQIDARTSSLLFTGADMNHLSVQRREGQGLAVYALVTAGAMHNALRIAQEGGAYVEPGTINILVLTNRSLTPRAMARAMITITEAKTAALQDLDLRSSEQPLAYQATGTGTDNIIVAQGAGPRAELTGGHSRLGALMAQAVYAGVLEALAKQNRLHQKRPVLLRLKERGVSLYALAGGRAAACPSVSLGRLEAALLEPDNAALVETALALSDAQARSQLSGLGPFRQMCDARARSIAGQHPLAPAPDLRGQGLPEPLALALGAVMRGLASQPQPMIPVSGGECGS
- a CDS encoding FAD-binding protein, which translates into the protein MPRTQVAIIGAGLAGILAAVAASRAGARVLLIDRGGMGLGSNSAMSNGNFGGPTAQYALDNYVEDTLRAGRGLCRASWVRRVGQELPASFAFMGELGVELSDHGDSYLSPTHKQDGFRGAWFMATLAARLRDEKNLERLAKFQVRRILTRDGRAVGLEGRDAQGRLVRVAASAVVLAAGGAGAVYAVNDNMKAIMGQGYALAAQAGLPLWDMEFVQFYPLVLVEPGLPRVMLYPRYPQGTRLINAAGQDLLARSGIVDVNQGIMELRDRLSAAMAREAASGPVRVDFTGVAEEHWSRYPLAMLGKMRFDFRRKPVAVMPGAHFCMGGVKAKPDGATALPGLFACGEMLWGMHGANRRGGNALTECVVSGRLTGLGAAAYALTQDAPPAVPEAPADDGAPEAEKGMTELRALRQKLRDIAWQRAGIERREEDLALGHSELTAWHQELAATPVGGARPDWLRWDLECGGRFLSAVLTASRARRETRGALLRSDHPQTDDAAWLVNSRLEAGADGGWSLSHHAVEA